aagaaaaatatgaCATATAGCATGATTGACAAAGAGATGCGTCAGCGAGAATGTTTGGTGCATTTTTTGATGGGAGTCTTGAACCTGAATCCGTTGAAAAGATGGTCTCCCCAGCAAGCAAGTGCACACCCATTCATCACAGGTCAACCGTTTAATTCCAATTGGACACCTCCTGGATTTAGTGTTCACAATTCTGGCGGATCGGAAACGGAGTTACACTCCTCAGAGAAGACGCAGGAAACACAACCTGAACCCAGCACATACTCAAATACACCAGTCAGTCAAGCATATCGTTCGTCATTCACCAAGCAAGAGCGGCCTCCTCAACAGCATCAATACTCGTATGGATATGCTTCATCCCAAGCTATTCCACCAAAGGAAGTCCCCAAATCTAAATTACAACAGTACACAAGCAATTATAGTGTATCAAGCGGATCTTCAAGCTCAAAGTCCTCGTCTATGGCGGGTTCCATCACGGGCGAAGATATCGAGACTGATACTGGCCAAACAATGTTCAAGCAAGGATACTCGATCCAAAAGGCAAGTGATAAAAAGTAGACTACCAATTATGTCTCCAGAGGTATTGATCGTAATAAAAGCATCTGTTTAGGTCAACTATCTACTAGTTATATTTACATGTACCCTAAATCATAATATACAAAATAAGAGAGAAGACAGATCAATGTGTCATGTCTAAGCTCCTAATGGAGCAGGGGCGGCGGGAGCTTCACCGAAATCGGGGGCCATAGGCTTGTTTTGAACAGCCATGAATCTTTGGAACATCATACCAACACCTTCAAAGACACCCAAGACACAAGCACACGTAATGGCAGAATTTCGTGTTTGTTTCCAACCACCTCTCATAGCTAGAGCACCACCGGTGAAAAATCCGGCAATAATGGCATTCCAGTgatcttctctctttctaaTTGCCTTGACGGTACAGTCAAAGGTGGAGAACAAACCACCCCATACACCAAAGTTACCACCAACGACAGGTGCTCTTGCTTTAATGGCAGAAATAGCTCCAATACGACGTTCTCCGATGGGAGAGTTTCGGAAACCCTTAATACCGTGCCAGACAGTACCACCGAGAGCCTTGGGTTTGTTAGTAAATCTTTCCGTACCTTTTTCTCCGTCGAATCAACTTTCTTGGGAGTAACAAATTACACTTACACCCATAGCAAAGGCACCACCAAAATCGTTAACTATAATCAACGGACATGGATCTCTTGAATGATCGGCAGACATTGTGTGCGTGTGTTAAGTTACGATAAAACTTGACTTTGTAAGCTCGATGTGTTcgaaaatttttgaatggCAATGAAATGGTCGTGGAATAACAAATAAATACTTAGAAGTCAGCCTGAACCACCTTTGAAGACCCTGTTGAGTTTCGTAGGTCTGACATCATCTAGTAGGTCCCAACCCAATATGCTGTTTTCTGGATTGCCGTCATCCTCATCTTGTaaaacatccaaatcaGCTTCGTCTGGGAAAGAGGAATTGGGTGATGAAACCTTGGACGTAGACATCGCAAACGAGGTGGAACCTTCATTCGAATCAATATTGGAGGCCTCGTATATTGTTTCATCCTTGTGTTCACTGAAATCATCTAAATCTTTAGTAttatcatttgaaagactGTGCATTTGAATGTTTTGCTCTGCAGAGTGATGATGGTCCAGTTGAGGTCCTTGGAAATGATCCTTTCCGTAAAATATCCAACTGACAGCAGCAAATACAGTGAATGACAAAAATACCACAAACGCATAATTCATGCTTATGATTGTAATCGGTATTTGTACTGGCATACACAAAATCACCACAGTCAATACAATCCAAAACAAGCTTATGATGTTCAAAACATAGCCGATTCTCTTTAATTTGAAGGCGGTACCTTTCactttttttctcttaCCCAAAACCGAACTCAGAATTGGGATTCCATTCGCAATAGATAAGGATATCACAGCGGAGCCCATAAAAGCACTAAATGCAGATGTAGAGAAAAGTGACAGTACTCCTAGGAAACATGCCACACCCATCGAAAGAAACAGAGCATTTGCTGGTACAGTAGTTTCATCAATTATTTTAACCTGGACCCAAATCCAGTTGCATGGTAGGGCATTATCTCTGGCAAAAGCATAAGTAGCACGGGATGATGTAGTCAGTGATCCAATTCCTGCAAAGCAAACTGCTCCAACTAGCAATAATACTAGCAAAAACGAAATCAAGTATGACTCTGTAGCCAGTTTGAATACCAGATCAATGGGCATAATATCAGGATTCTTATCTAGTAAAAGATTCAGTTCTGGTAGAATAGTTAGAATAGGGATGATGAATATCACTCCAGTGATACCAGCAACCAACACAGCAAGGACCATTCCTTTGGGGATATTTTTCTCTGGCTTTTTCACTTCATCAGTCATAGCTGGAATCATTCCGAAACCTTGCAAGGTAAACGCAGCAGGTTGAAGGCCAACGAAAAATGCAATAACAGGAGGCCATCCTGATCTTGAAGCATCAAAATTGGACAAAACGAAGTTGATGTCATTACGAGATCTTGCCTTGATCAGCAAAATGATATCTATGATAAGGACTGTTCCAATGGTCCATATGACACACAAATTGTTTATCGTATCTAACCGATTTGCAAATTTCAGATTGACCAATCCTGATAACAGGACCATGATAAAGAATAATAGTAACACTAGGAAGGAATCCTGTCTATAGCCCGAATCCTTTAATCCAAAAATACTCAAAATAAATTGGGCTCCACCATAAACGATACTAGTAAACATTGACCAGTTACCAATAATTAAAAACCAACCCGTAAACCACGAGCAGATTAACGAATACTTCTCACTTGCTAGAATAGCAGCCTGGTGATAGATACCGCCTGAGGAAGGATattttgaacaaatttCTGCTAATGATAAAGCAGTGCACAAAGATAAGATAGCCACCACAACCCATCCCCAAAGAAGCGTAACACTTCCACCGTCAATCAGTCCAATGTAAAGAGTAGTTGACATCCCGAAAGGAACACCCATTAGGGAGAACCCCAAACCAATAATGGATGTTACTGTAAGTTTCCGTTGAAGCTCTTGTTTATAATTAAAACGTTCAATATCCTCGGTatcatcttcttgatcttccCCCGTGATCATATCTAGTATATGGCCTGGAGTCTGATGGGCTACATCCATTAGATTAGTAGGGTTTAAGGTTTCCTG
This window of the Komagataella phaffii GS115 chromosome 2, complete sequence genome carries:
- a CDS encoding Protein involved in excretion of putrescine and spermidine; amino-acid sequence: MSEQSRNPLRFLTTGGVQTQFHRLQDAAASSHLLERAQETLNPTNLMDVAHQTPGHILDMITGEDQEDDTEDIERFNYKQELQRKLTVTSIIGLGFSLMGVPFGMSTTLYIGLIDGGSVTLLWGWVVVAILSLCTALSLAEICSKYPSSGGIYHQAAILASEKYSLICSWFTGWFLIIGNWSMFTSIVYGGAQFILSIFGLKDSGYRQDSFLVLLLFFIMVLLSGLVNLKFANRLDTINNLCVIWTIGTVLIIDIILLIKARSRNDINFVLSNFDASRSGWPPVIAFFVGLQPAAFTLQGFGMIPAMTDEVKKPEKNIPKGMVLAVLVAGITGVIFIIPILTILPELNLLLDKNPDIMPIDLVFKLATESYLISFLLVLLLVGAVCFAGIGSLTTSSRATYAFARDNALPCNWIWVQVKIIDETTVPANALFLSMGVACFLGVLSLFSTSAFSAFMGSAVISLSIANGIPILSSVLGKRKKVKGTAFKLKRIGYVLNIISLFWIVLTVVILCMPVQIPITIISMNYAFVVFLSFTVFAAVSWIFYGKDHFQGPQLDHHHSAEQNIQMHSLSNDNTKDLDDFSEHKDETIYEASNIDSNEGSTSFAMSTSKVSSPNSSFPDEADLDVLQDEDDGNPENSILGWDLLDDVRPTKLNRVFKGGSG
- a CDS encoding Essential constituent of the mitochondrial inner membrane presequence translocase, translated to MSADHSRDPCPLIIVNDFGGAFAMGALGGTVWHGIKGFRNSPIGERRIGAISAIKARAPVVGGNFGVWGGLFSTFDCTVKAIRKREDHWNAIIAGFFTGGALAMRGGWKQTRNSAITCACVLGVFEGVGMMFQRFMAVQNKPMAPDFGEAPAAPAPLGA